A genomic window from Colletotrichum destructivum chromosome 7, complete sequence includes:
- a CDS encoding Putative RNA recognition motif domain, nucleotide-binding alpha-beta plait domain superfamily — MSNTTVHVKNIASATEDKEIKDFFSFCGKITNIEVTPAGETKDAAVTFEKETAAKTALLLNNTQLGTSHITVTSAGGDPSDDAPHHKENANRDSDDITQEEKPRSRILAEYLAQGYVVGDAALQRAIELDSQHGVSNRFFSTLQSLDQKYHATDRAKATDQSYGITAKAQGLFGGLSSYFEKATSSPTGKKIVGFYETGSRQVQDIHAEARRLADLKKEEHGGSALKASGLERFLGKEKSVPPATGETIGTQSPTNPDPTTAVPLSKPSAATDEKASS, encoded by the exons ATGTCCAACACTACCGTTCACGTCAAGAACATCGCCTCGGCGACCGAAGacaaggagatcaaggacTTCTTCAGCTTCTG CGGCAAGATCACCAACATTGAGGTCACTCCCGCCGGCGAGACCAAGGATGCTGCCGTCACCTTTGAAAAGGAGACGGCTGCCAAGACGGCTCTCCTGTTGAACAACACCCAGCTCGGCACCTCCcacatcaccgtcaccagcgccggcggcgaccccTCTGACGATGCTCCCCACCACAAGGAGAACGCCAACCGCGACTCCGACGATATCACTCAGGAGGAGAAGCCTCGCTCCCGTATTCTGGCTGAGTACCTCGCCCAGGGTTACGTCGTCGGTGACGCCGCTCTCCAGCGCgccatcgagctcgacaGCCAGCACGGTGTCTCCAACCGCTTCTTCAGCACGCTCCAGAGCCTGGACCAGAAGTACCACGCAACCGACCGCGCCAAGGCTACGGACCAGTCTTACGGTATTACCGCCAAGGCCCAGGGCCTTTTTGGCGGCCTGAGCTCGTACTTTGAGAAGGCTACCAGCTCCCCAACTGGCAAGAAGATTGTCGGCTTCTACGAGACGGGCTCGAGACAGGTGCAGGACATTCACGCCGAGGCTCGCCGCCTGGCAGAcctgaagaaggaggagcatGGCGGCAGTGCCCTGAAGGCTTCTGGCCTGGAGAGGTTCCTTGGTAAGGAGAAGTCTGTGCCTCCCGCCACTGGCGAGACCATCGGCACCCAATCTCCCACCAACCCCGACCCGACGACTGCTGTTCCCCTGTCGAAGCCGTCGGCTGCGACGGACGAGAAGGCATCGTCGTAG